From Choloepus didactylus isolate mChoDid1 chromosome 25 unlocalized genomic scaffold, mChoDid1.pri SUPER_25_unloc1, whole genome shotgun sequence, a single genomic window includes:
- the LONP1 gene encoding LOW QUALITY PROTEIN: lon protease homolog, mitochondrial (The sequence of the model RefSeq protein was modified relative to this genomic sequence to represent the inferred CDS: deleted 2 bases in 2 codons): protein MAGPWRRAQVTCGSGARRGVGRCGGRCWPHRGAGPDCDRSLALQSPADLRRVASLGVVGRGPAAACQWRGLWEASSRGGGAFSGGEEASEGGAEDGTGGAGGSPGGGEGPVITALTPMMIPDVFPHLPLIAVTRNPVFPRFIKIIEVKNKKLVELLRRKVRLAQPYAGVFLKRDDNNESDVVESLDEVYHTGTFVQIHEMQDLGDKLRMIVMGHRRIHINRQLEVEPEEPEAENKQKTRRKPKRDKQEAEGDLSVKRQMEVVMEPPSGTPGEVLMVEVENVVHEDFQVTEEVKALTAEIVKTIRDIIALNPLYRESVLQMMQAGQRVVDNPIYLSDMGAALTGAESHELQDVLEETNIPKRLYKALSLLKKEFELSKLQQRLGREVEEKIKQTHRKYLLQEQLKIIKKELGLEKEDKDAIEEKFRERLKELVVPKHVMDVVDEELSKLGLLDNHSSEFNVTRNYLDWLTSIPWGKYSDENLDLVRAREVLEEDHYGMEDVKKRILEFIAVSQLRGSTQGKILCFYGPPGVGKTSIARSIARALNREYFRFSVGGMTDVAEIKGHRRTYVGAMPGKIIQCLKKTKTENPLVLIDEVDKIGRGYQGDPSSALLELLDPEQNANFLDHYLDVPVDLSKVLFICTANVTETIPEPLRDRMEMINVSGYVAQEKLAIAERYLVPQARALCGLDESKAKLSADVLTLLIKQYCRESGVRNLQKQVEKVLRKSAYKIVSGEVEAVEVTPENLQDFVGKPVFTVERMYDVTPPGVVMGLAWTAMGGSTLFVETSLRRPRDKDSSGDKDGSLEVTGQLGEVMKESARIAYTFARAFLMQRNPSNQFLVTSHLHLHVPEGATPKDGPSAGCTIVTALLSLALDQPVRQDLAMTGEVSLTGKILPVGGIKEKTIAAKRAGVTCIVLPAENKKDFHDLAAFITEGLEVHFVQHYHEVFAIAFPGAEEQAVER from the exons ATGGCCGGGCCATGGCGGCGGGCGCAGGTTACGTGCGGCTCTGGGGCGCGGCGCGGAGTTGGGCGCTGCGGCGGCCGCTGCTGGCCG CACCGGGGGGCGGGTCCCGACTGCGACCGGAGCCTGGCTCTCCAGAGCCCGGCGGACCTGCGACGCGTCGCTTCCCTGGGCGTCGTG GGCCGCGGCCCCGCAGCTGCCTGCCAGTGGCGGGGGCTCTGGGAAGCGAGCAGCCGCGGCGGTGGCGCTTTCTCGGGCGGCGAGGAGGCCTCCGAGGGCGGCGCGGAGGATGGGACCGGAGGCGCGGGGGGCAGCCCGGGCGGCGGGGAGGGCCCGGTCATAACGGCGCTCACGCCCATGATGATCCCGGACGTGTTTCCGCACCTGCCGCTCATCGCCGTCACCCGCAACCCGGTCTTCCCTCGCTTCATCAAGATTATCGAG GTAAAAAATAAGAAGTTGGTTGAGCTGCTGAGAAGGAAAGTTCGTCTTGCCCAGCCATATGCCGGTGTCTTTCTAAAGAGAGATGACAA CAATGAATCCGACGTGGTCGAAAGCCTGGATGAGGTCTACCACACGGGGACATTTGTCCAGATCCACGAGATGCAGGACCTTGGGGACAAGCTGCGCATGATCGTCATGGGACACAGAAG GATCCACATCAACAGGCAGCTGGAGGTGGAGCCTGAGGAGCCGGAGGCCGAAAACAAACAGAAGACCCGTAGAAAGCCGAAGCGGGATAAGCAGGAGGCGGAGGGGGATCTGAGCGTCAAACGACAGATGGAGGTGGTGATGGAGCCCCCCTCAGGCACCCCTGGGGAGGTGCTCATGGTGGAGGTTGAGAACGTCGTCCACGAGGACTTCCAGGTCACGGAAGAGGTGAAA GCCCTGACTGCTGAGATCGTGAAGACCATCCGGGACATCATCGCCCTGAACCCCCTCTATAG AGAGTCGGTGCTGCAGATGATGCAGGCAGGCCAGCGGGTGGTGGACAACCCCATCTACCTGAGCGACATGGGTGCCGCGCTGACCGGGGCCGAGTCCCACGAGCTGCAGGACGTCCTGGAGGAGACCAAC ATCCCCAAGCGGCTGTACAAGGCCCTCTCCCTCCTCAAGAAGGAGTTTGAACTGAGCAAGCTGCAGCAGCGCCTGGGGCGGGAG GTGGAGGAGAAGATCAAGCAGACGCACCGCAAGTACCTCCTGCAAGAGCAGCTGAAAATCATCAAGAAAGAGCTGGGCCTGGAGAAGGAGGACAAGGACGCCATCGAGGAGAAGTTCCGGGAGCGCCTGAAGGAGCTCGTGGTCCCCAAGCACGTCATGGACGTCGTCGACGAGGAGCTGAGCAAGCTCGGCCTGCTGGACAACCACTCCTCGGAGTTCAA CGTCACCCGCAACTACCTGGACTGGCTGACGTCCATCCCCTGGGGCAAGTACAGCGATGAGAACCTGGACCTGGTGCGAGCCCGGGAGGTGCTGGAGGAGGACCACTACGGGATGGAGGACGTGAAGAAGCGCATCCTG GAGTTCATCGCCGTCAGCCAGCTGCGCGGCTCCACCCAGGGCAAGATCCTCTGCTTCTACGGCCCCCCTGGTGTGGGCAAAACCAGCATCGCCCGCTCCATCGCCCGCGCCCTCAACCGCGAGTACTTCCGCTTCAGCGTCGGGGGCATGACGGATGTGGCCGAGATCAAGGGGCACAG GCGGACGTACGTGGGGGCCATGCCCGGCAAGATCATCCAGTGCCTGAAGAAGACCAAGACGGAGAACCCCCTGGTCCTCATAGACGAG GTGGACAAGATCGGCCGGGGCTACCAGGGGGACCCCTCGTCGGCACTGCTGGAGCTGCTGGACCCCGAGCAGAACGCCAACTTCCTGGATCACTACCTGGATGTGCCCGTAGACTTGTCCAAG GTGCTGTTCATTTGCACGGCCAACGTCACGGAGACCATCCCCGAGCCACTGCGCGACCGCATGGAGATGATCAACGTGTCGGGCTACGTGGCCCAGGAGAAGCTCGCCATCGCCGAG CGGTACCTGGTACCCCAGGCCCGCGCCCTGTGCGGCCTGGACGAGAGCAAGGCCAAGCTGTCAGCGGACGTGCTGACCCTTCTCATCAAGCAGTACTGCCGGGAGAGCGGCGTGCGCAACCTGCAGAAGCAGGTGGAGAAG GTGCTGCGGAAGTCGGCCTACAAGATCGTCAGCGGCGAGGTGGAGGCAGTGGAGGTGACGCCCGAGAACCTGCAGGACTTCGTGGGGAAGCCCGTGTTCACCGTGGAGCGCATGTACGACGTGACGCCGCCGGGCGTGGTCATGGGGCTGGCCTGGACCGCCATGG GCGGCTCCACGCTGTTTGTTGAGACCTCCCTGCGGCGGCCCCGGGACAAGGACAGCTCGGGGGACAAGGACGGGAGCCTGGAGGTGACGGGCCAGCTGGGGGAGGTGATGAAGGAGAGTGCCCGCATTGCCTACACCTTTGCCAGGGCCTTCCTGATGCAGCGCAACCCCTCCAACCAGTTCCTGGTGACCTCCCACCTCCACCTGCACGTGCCAGAG GGCGCCACCCCCAAGGACGGCCCGAGCGCCGGCTGCACCATCGTCACGGCGCTGCTCTCCCTGGCCCTGGACCAGCCTGTGCGCCAGGATCTGGCCATGACTGGCGAGGTCTCCCTTACTGGCAAGATCCTGCCTGTCGGTGGCATCAAGGAGAAGACCATCGCA